The Variovorax sp. S12S4 genome includes the window CGTTGGTGCTCATTCGTGGGCCGTGCACTCCGGAGGGGAGTGTTTGATGAAAATCAGTTTACAAATATAAGACAAAAAAGAAAATTTTCTGTCATTTTTGATCGAATGAGCAAATTTCGGGCCCGCGAAGGGCCGATGCGAGAGGGGCGCGAAGATCGCCGGCCCGGGGCTAGGCGGCGCTTTTTTCCATGAACACGCTGAACGGGTCGTCCGGGTAGCTCCCGAACGGCCCTCGCTTCACGTAGCCCGCGCTGGCGTAGAAAGCCAGCGCTTCCGGCTGGCTGATGCCGGTCTCGAGCGCGAATCGCGTGCATCCCTTGCCGATTGCCTCGGCTTCGAGAAAGGTCAGCACTTTTGCGGCAATGCCTTGCCCGCGGTTTTCCGGCCGTACGAACATCCGCTTGAGCTCGCCGTATGCGGGCTCCAGCACCATGGCGCCGCAGCCCACGGCCGTTCCGCACTCGTCGCGCGCAACTGCAAACAGCACGTGCGCCGCCGACAGCGCGGCAATGTCGATGCCGTAGTGGCACTCGGGCGGATAGAGCGGCTTCTGGTAGGCGTCGAGCGCTTCGATGAGCTGGACGACATCGGGCTGGTCGGGGTGTTCGAGGGCAATGTTCATGCGAAGGATTCTCTGGATCCGGCGAATCTTATTGGACCCCGGCCGAGCGTCGGCCTCGCGCCGCCATTCGCCGGTGCTATCGCGGATGCGTGACAGGGGCGGCGCTGTCGACCGCAGGCCTGCCGTCGAGCGCCAAAGTGGCATTGAGCGCCGCAAGTGCATCGGACGTGAGCGAGCCGCTCGCCTGGCGCAGGCGCAGGTCGCCCAACAGCACGTTGTAGCGGGCCTGTGCCAGGTCGCGCTTGGTCTGGTAAAGCTGGCTCTGCGCATTGAGCACGTCGATGTTGATGCGCACGCCCACCCGGTAGCCCATGCGGTTGGCGTCCAGGGCCACCTGGCTCGATGCTTCGGCTGCCTCGAGCGCCTTCACCTGGCTGGCGCCGGACACCAGCCCAAGGTAGGCGGCACGGGTGGAAACAGAAACGCTGCGGCGCGCGTTCTCGAGCGAGGCGCGCGATTGGTCTTCGAGCGCCAGCGTCTCGCGCACCCGGTTCTCGGTTGCGAAGCCGGCGTATAGCGGCATGTTGAAGACCACGCCTATGCTGGCCCCGGCTACACGCACCTTGTCTGTCGAGGCGCTGGGTGAATTGCCTGGCGGGTTGGTGCTGACGTTGTAGCCCAGCTGGGCGTCGATCGTGGGCTTGTGCCCGGCCTCTGCCTTGCGGACTTCGAGCGTTGCAACCTCCACCGCAAGGGCCGCCTGAACGATGGCCGGATGCGCGGCCTCGGCCTGCGCAAGCCAGCTGCCCACGTCGCCCGGCGCCAG containing:
- a CDS encoding GNAT family N-acetyltransferase, yielding MNIALEHPDQPDVVQLIEALDAYQKPLYPPECHYGIDIAALSAAHVLFAVARDECGTAVGCGAMVLEPAYGELKRMFVRPENRGQGIAAKVLTFLEAEAIGKGCTRFALETGISQPEALAFYASAGYVKRGPFGSYPDDPFSVFMEKSAA